The following coding sequences are from one Roseburia hominis A2-183 window:
- a CDS encoding HAD-IIIA family hydrolase, translating to MRKRKNVQQAVILAGGYGKRLAPFTEHDPKPMYPFNGEPFLGYLLRQIKGFGIEDVVILLGYLPEKVTEYFGDGSRYGVRIKYCITPVEYETGARIKAAESFLQEDFLLMYCDNYCPIDFEKLQQDYDTNNASVQITAYVNKEHYTKNNLRLDGDDCVRCYDKKRVQENLNAVDIGYAIISKQVIEQIPDANCNFEAEMYPKLVNSGKLFATLTEHRYYSIGSWERIELTKQFFSGIKTIFLDRDGTLNVKPPRAHYIESAEAFVWIDGAKEALRMLKEAGCRLILITNQPGIARGNLTEETLAEIHHKMQADLAKIGAAIDAIYYCPHNWEEGCECRKPKPGMLFQAQRDFSLNLRECIMIGDDERDMQAAHAAGCRGILVDNSYTLRHAVDDILK from the coding sequence ATGCGGAAGAGAAAAAATGTTCAGCAGGCAGTGATACTTGCAGGAGGTTACGGAAAACGTCTGGCACCATTTACGGAACATGATCCGAAACCGATGTATCCGTTTAACGGGGAACCGTTTCTGGGCTACCTGCTCAGACAGATTAAAGGTTTTGGAATAGAAGATGTTGTCATTTTGTTGGGATATTTGCCGGAGAAAGTGACGGAGTATTTTGGAGATGGGAGTCGGTATGGTGTCCGAATCAAGTATTGTATAACGCCAGTAGAGTATGAAACTGGTGCAAGAATAAAAGCGGCAGAAAGCTTTTTACAGGAAGATTTTCTGTTGATGTACTGCGATAATTATTGCCCGATTGATTTTGAAAAGCTTCAGCAGGATTATGATACAAATAATGCATCCGTACAGATTACGGCATATGTAAATAAGGAGCATTATACGAAAAACAATTTAAGGCTGGACGGGGATGACTGTGTACGATGCTATGATAAAAAACGGGTTCAGGAGAACCTGAACGCGGTTGATATAGGATATGCGATTATTTCAAAACAGGTAATCGAACAGATACCCGATGCAAACTGCAATTTTGAGGCAGAGATGTATCCCAAACTTGTCAACAGCGGAAAACTATTTGCGACTCTTACAGAACACAGATATTATTCCATTGGATCATGGGAACGAATCGAATTGACAAAGCAGTTTTTCTCGGGGATAAAGACCATTTTTCTGGACAGGGATGGAACCTTGAATGTCAAGCCACCCAGAGCGCACTATATTGAGAGTGCGGAAGCGTTTGTGTGGATAGATGGCGCAAAAGAGGCGCTTCGTATGCTGAAAGAGGCGGGGTGTCGTCTGATTTTGATTACAAATCAGCCTGGAATTGCAAGAGGGAATCTGACAGAGGAGACATTGGCTGAGATTCATCACAAGATGCAGGCGGATCTGGCAAAGATTGGAGCAGCCATAGATGCGATTTATTATTGTCCACATAACTGGGAAGAGGGATGCGAGTGCCGCAAACCCAAACCAGGTATGTTATTTCAGGCGCAGAGAGATTTTTCACTGAACCTCCGGGAGTGTATAATGATCGGAGATGATGAACGGGATATGCAGGCGGCGCATGCGGCAGGATGCCGTGGAATACTTGTGGATAACAGCTATACATTGAGGCACGCCGTGGATGATATATTAAAGTGA
- a CDS encoding GHMP family kinase ATP-binding protein produces the protein MIISKTPLRMSFFGGGTDFADYYKNSRYGYGTVISTALDMYVYIMVCKRFDDKIRVCYTVNEFVDSVDQIKHNIIREALKMLGIEKGIDIVYSADIPLSSAGIGLASSSALAVGVLNALHAYKGEHVSPEVLAREACEIEIERLSNPIGVQDQYAVAYGGFRKYKFHRDGSVTNEMVVCRQDTLDQLKNNFMLYFTGLTRVSSNILAEQKAHIYDKEKVLDAMVEMVLSAEQALAEGDVAQIGKMLDDAWNLKKQMSSGISNPLINEMYTKAKNAGAVGGKILGAGGGGFMLLFVPPQEQERVRSAMSEYKETQFGFETEGSRIIFTEKNRGE, from the coding sequence ATGATAATATCGAAAACGCCCCTTAGAATGTCTTTTTTTGGTGGGGGAACGGATTTTGCTGATTACTATAAAAACAGCCGTTACGGATATGGAACGGTAATAAGCACTGCGTTGGACATGTATGTATACATTATGGTGTGCAAGAGATTTGATGATAAGATCAGAGTGTGCTATACCGTCAATGAATTTGTTGATTCGGTGGATCAGATCAAACACAATATTATCCGGGAAGCATTAAAAATGCTCGGGATAGAGAAGGGGATCGATATTGTGTATTCGGCGGATATTCCGTTAAGCTCGGCAGGTATCGGACTGGCTTCTTCCAGTGCGCTTGCGGTAGGAGTGTTAAATGCGCTGCATGCTTATAAGGGAGAGCATGTTTCGCCGGAAGTGCTTGCGCGGGAAGCATGTGAGATAGAGATTGAACGTCTGAGCAATCCGATCGGCGTGCAGGATCAGTATGCGGTTGCCTACGGAGGATTTCGTAAATATAAGTTTCACAGAGACGGAAGCGTTACGAATGAGATGGTCGTATGCAGACAGGACACGCTGGATCAGTTAAAGAACAATTTTATGTTGTACTTTACAGGACTCACCAGAGTATCATCCAATATTCTGGCGGAGCAGAAAGCTCATATCTATGACAAGGAGAAAGTGCTTGATGCAATGGTAGAGATGGTTCTGTCGGCGGAACAGGCATTGGCAGAAGGGGATGTCGCTCAAATAGGCAAGATGCTGGATGATGCATGGAATTTGAAAAAGCAGATGTCCAGTGGTATCTCAAATCCACTTATCAATGAGATGTATACAAAGGCGAAGAACGCAGGCGCTGTGGGAGGAAAAATTCTCGGAGCAGGTGGAGGCGGTTTTATGTTGCTTTTTGTTCCGCCGCAAGAACAGGAAAGAGTAAGATCAGCAATGAGTGAATACAAGGAGACCCAGTTTGGTTTTGAGACTGAGGGATCGCGCATTATTTTTACAGAAAAAAATCGGGGAGAATAG
- a CDS encoding TylF/MycF/NovP-related O-methyltransferase — translation MKKIIIFGAGPTGKRAYAFYREFCDVVAYADNNEAIQETDIGGVPVVSAEQIVNMAYDYIVIASVPGYDSICRQLENYGVAQEKIKKYSSDVNNNRELSFFQYARELRDTSGACAEVGVFQGDTAKIINQAFADRKLYLFDTFSGFDERDVETEKKAGFSEAKAGDYQDTSVERVLEKMKYPNQCIIKKGYFPETAEGIEETFAFVRLDVDMYKPTKAGLEWFGKRMEKGGLLISHDYYTKSYSGVAQAIDEYVSEHPQLRRIPVGDGLSVMLIGF, via the coding sequence ATGAAGAAAATTATTATTTTTGGTGCGGGTCCGACGGGAAAACGCGCTTACGCATTTTATAGGGAGTTTTGCGATGTGGTTGCTTATGCAGATAATAATGAGGCAATACAGGAAACGGATATCGGCGGTGTACCTGTTGTTTCGGCAGAGCAGATTGTGAATATGGCTTACGATTATATCGTAATAGCTTCTGTGCCTGGGTATGATTCCATATGTCGGCAGCTGGAAAACTACGGTGTTGCTCAGGAAAAGATAAAGAAGTATTCATCCGATGTGAATAATAATAGAGAACTTTCCTTTTTTCAATATGCGAGAGAATTAAGGGATACATCAGGAGCCTGTGCAGAGGTGGGGGTATTTCAAGGAGATACAGCCAAAATCATCAATCAGGCATTTGCGGATAGAAAGCTTTATTTGTTTGATACATTCAGCGGATTTGATGAACGGGACGTGGAGACGGAAAAGAAAGCGGGATTTTCAGAGGCGAAAGCAGGGGATTATCAGGATACATCCGTAGAGCGTGTATTAGAAAAAATGAAATATCCAAATCAGTGTATTATAAAGAAAGGCTATTTTCCGGAAACTGCGGAAGGAATAGAGGAAACATTTGCGTTTGTAAGGCTGGATGTTGATATGTATAAACCGACGAAAGCGGGATTGGAGTGGTTTGGGAAACGCATGGAAAAAGGCGGACTTCTAATTTCCCATGATTATTATACGAAAAGTTATAGCGGTGTTGCGCAGGCAATCGATGAGTATGTAAGCGAGCATCCCCAACTGCGTAGAATCCCGGTCGGAGACGGTTTGAGTGTAATGTTGATAGGATTTTAG
- a CDS encoding glycosyltransferase family 2 protein: MISVIMLTYNREKYIARSIEAILAQTYRQFEFVIVDNGSSDQSGTIADEYALRDSRIKVLHIEKSSIGHGRNIGIANATGEYIAFVDDDDVAAPDMLEFLDRLVQENHADIAICGAKKDVNGKILPHSMWDEYCIWSAADAVTELLKRKRNNAGLPTKLIRRELFEQIPFKEDCKYEDIWICYKYMANANKVAAYGLPKYCFTRHESNNSSFTQNAGLWKAEQMREYLAAFCERTEYISAKLPELTGLVQYSEWSYMISMCDKIKTYDLKDCQGIFIELVRELRLKQEEFLALPYIQNFEKEWMNKYVLQEG, from the coding sequence ATGATATCAGTCATCATGTTGACGTATAACAGGGAAAAGTATATAGCGCGATCCATCGAGGCAATTTTGGCGCAGACATACAGACAGTTTGAATTTGTGATTGTCGACAACGGGTCAAGCGATCAAAGCGGAACGATTGCAGATGAATATGCGTTAAGAGATTCAAGGATTAAGGTGCTTCACATTGAAAAAAGCAGCATTGGGCATGGGAGAAATATCGGAATTGCGAATGCAACAGGAGAATACATTGCATTTGTGGATGATGATGATGTTGCTGCACCGGACATGCTGGAATTTTTAGACCGGCTTGTACAGGAAAATCATGCAGATATAGCAATATGCGGTGCAAAAAAGGATGTAAATGGAAAGATTCTGCCACATAGCATGTGGGATGAATACTGTATCTGGAGCGCGGCGGATGCTGTGACAGAACTTTTAAAGCGCAAGCGCAATAATGCAGGGCTGCCAACCAAACTGATCCGGAGAGAATTGTTTGAACAGATACCGTTCAAGGAAGACTGCAAATACGAGGATATCTGGATCTGTTACAAATATATGGCAAATGCGAATAAGGTGGCAGCGTATGGACTGCCCAAATACTGTTTCACCCGGCATGAGAGCAATAACAGTTCTTTTACACAAAATGCAGGTTTGTGGAAGGCAGAACAAATGCGGGAATATCTGGCGGCGTTTTGTGAGAGGACAGAGTATATCAGTGCTAAACTGCCGGAATTGACGGGGCTGGTGCAATACAGCGAGTGGTCTTATATGATCAGTATGTGCGACAAAATAAAAACCTATGATCTAAAGGACTGCCAGGGCATATTCATAGAATTGGTCAGAGAACTGCGGCTAAAGCAGGAGGAATTCCTGGCGTTACCATATATTCAGAATTTTGAGAAGGAATGGATGAACAAATACGTTCTGCAGGAAGGATAG
- a CDS encoding radical SAM/SPASM domain-containing protein has protein sequence MSYSNIIKSYSQDRNVLGKVLPLDTPYTVLIDISDSCNLRCKYCFRYDTSIGAEDYRKNRLMDWETFQIVVEQLKEFPSQIKRIALSHNGEPLCNRKLPQMVSYIKNAGLTGRTEIHTNGLLLDKQYIEELCEAGIDRVVISLQGLDGDAYYKECGVKIDFERFYYHLKYFYQKKRDTQIHIKIVDEAVGDERDRFYEMFSPIADRVFVESVVPLWTDSDMKTGEVEKNKYGDTFKVQQCCPLVFYTINVLPDGTIYPCSHIRPPFKLGNVKETTIYEAWNGAQKKAFMKDMLESGRFKMEACKNCYIPQNTVMTPEDSIDAYAEEILERINRTQG, from the coding sequence ATGAGTTATAGTAATATTATAAAATCATATAGTCAGGATAGAAATGTACTGGGAAAAGTATTACCGCTTGATACGCCCTATACGGTATTGATCGATATAAGTGATTCCTGTAATCTTCGTTGCAAATATTGCTTTCGTTATGATACAAGCATTGGGGCGGAAGATTATCGGAAAAATCGTCTGATGGATTGGGAAACGTTCCAAATAGTTGTTGAGCAGTTAAAAGAATTTCCAAGCCAGATTAAAAGAATTGCCTTGTCACATAATGGAGAGCCTTTGTGTAACAGGAAACTGCCACAAATGGTCAGTTATATTAAAAATGCCGGTCTTACCGGGAGAACGGAGATACATACCAATGGATTACTTTTGGATAAACAGTATATAGAGGAATTGTGTGAAGCAGGAATTGACAGGGTAGTCATTTCCCTGCAGGGTCTGGACGGGGATGCATATTATAAAGAGTGTGGAGTTAAAATCGATTTTGAACGGTTTTATTATCATTTGAAATACTTTTACCAGAAGAAAAGAGATACACAGATACATATTAAAATTGTAGATGAAGCTGTGGGAGATGAGAGAGACAGGTTTTATGAGATGTTTTCGCCTATTGCGGATCGTGTTTTTGTGGAATCGGTGGTGCCTTTATGGACGGATTCGGATATGAAGACTGGAGAAGTAGAAAAAAATAAATACGGAGATACGTTTAAAGTCCAGCAATGCTGTCCGTTGGTCTTTTATACAATTAATGTGCTGCCGGATGGAACGATATACCCGTGCAGTCATATCAGACCGCCATTTAAACTTGGAAATGTGAAGGAAACGACGATATATGAGGCATGGAATGGGGCGCAGAAAAAGGCGTTTATGAAGGATATGCTTGAATCAGGAAGATTTAAAATGGAGGCGTGTAAAAATTGTTATATTCCACAGAATACGGTAATGACTCCGGAAGATAGTATAGATGCATATGCAGAAGAAATATTAGAAAGAATCAATAGGACTCAAGGGTAA
- a CDS encoding glycosyltransferase family 2 protein — MSKCVTVYTQAYNVENYIEQCIKSVLSQTFQDFEWILVENGSTDKTREIIRKYAALDERIKPDYFDVNQDGFTNYYIAEKADGRYIVKIDSDDWIEPEYLEKLIAPLEDPDVDISICGAVNYEEETGRETPHEYGELDGVYSKSDIEKQFIEMRSYMGTYWGKMFRREIFCSILPDMKEIGEKLKKGDNFGGDVAFALCYLGECKKLAFVNERMYHYRIHNNSYATRTIGTNRVFSCLALRETEHHFLHKVNAYTEQNVIMVDLLFWQNIEQLFKNIIRADWDTDQKIKTISEVCANKDLQLLRKEAYNSKVRTILMGDIAWCYMNAGNSKYLKNVLMLLEPDIFDSISNETYEWMRENQILMSYIIMGEFDNAKRYMEEITTGNNVDYIRELQQRMH, encoded by the coding sequence ATGTCAAAATGTGTTACGGTTTATACACAGGCGTATAATGTTGAGAATTACATAGAACAATGTATTAAGAGTGTTTTATCACAGACATTTCAAGATTTTGAATGGATTTTAGTTGAGAATGGTTCGACAGATAAAACGAGAGAAATAATACGTAAATATGCAGCACTTGATGAACGAATTAAACCAGACTATTTTGATGTAAATCAGGATGGGTTTACAAATTATTATATTGCGGAAAAAGCAGACGGACGGTATATTGTAAAAATTGATAGTGATGATTGGATTGAACCAGAGTATCTTGAAAAATTGATCGCGCCACTTGAAGATCCTGATGTGGATATATCTATTTGTGGCGCAGTAAATTATGAGGAGGAAACAGGAAGGGAAACTCCGCATGAATATGGAGAACTGGATGGGGTTTATTCTAAAAGTGATATAGAAAAACAATTCATAGAAATGCGTTCTTATATGGGAACTTATTGGGGTAAGATGTTTCGCAGGGAAATTTTTTGCAGTATTTTGCCTGATATGAAAGAAATAGGGGAAAAACTGAAAAAAGGAGATAATTTCGGAGGAGATGTGGCATTTGCTTTGTGTTATTTAGGCGAGTGTAAGAAACTGGCTTTTGTGAATGAGAGAATGTATCATTATAGAATTCATAATAACAGTTATGCTACCCGGACAATAGGAACCAATAGAGTATTTAGCTGTCTGGCTTTAAGAGAAACAGAGCATCATTTTTTACATAAGGTAAATGCGTATACGGAACAAAATGTAATAATGGTTGATCTGCTATTCTGGCAGAATATAGAACAGTTATTTAAAAACATTATTAGAGCAGATTGGGATACAGACCAAAAAATAAAAACGATAAGCGAGGTTTGCGCTAATAAAGATTTACAACTTCTTCGGAAAGAGGCATATAATTCTAAGGTACGCACAATTTTAATGGGGGATATTGCATGGTGTTATATGAATGCAGGCAATAGCAAATATTTGAAAAATGTTTTAATGCTGCTGGAACCTGACATATTTGACAGCATTTCAAATGAAACTTATGAATGGATGAGGGAAAATCAAATATTGATGTCCTATATTATTATGGGAGAATTTGATAACGCAAAAAGATATATGGAAGAAATTACAACAGGAAATAATGTGGATTACATTCGGGAGCTTCAACAGAGAATGCATTAG
- a CDS encoding glycosyltransferase, with the protein MREELISVIIPTYNRRDKVTYAVKSVLDQTYSNIEVIIIDDASTDNTEAEIKKIKDDRIRYIYLEKNHGAAGARNVGIKEANGTYIAFQDSDDIWEKEKLQMQIDKMAGTDNVGLVYCAMVQFDAKGRLLSLIPEKKLPEKYTSGKIFDFMLTYALISTQTMLVRSDIINKMNGFNENLRALEDYEFALRYAKDNEVGFVEMPLVRQILTKDSVNQNGKNKILAEIYILEEFWEDYKRLNKVIPQFEIMRAEAERYGCLEILQEYVLDHRNFYECEAEWKQIYQICFSEQKLLYSHNRKYEGVQLIIQLCENLKKDIEEQQAEEIIEGIKTFSKQIGLDICDEQELCEYNHQYQKLADKIENKLRGQIYVCSVCKNRVIFDPISDYYRENRMKYGFPYWNREFQLENRERYFCPVCGSTDRARLIIEFLSYIKSENNQKIKVLQIAPDSVIERYLRAREDVIYESTDLYMDNVTFKADIQKMDMVDSNYYDLVICAHVLEHVKDDISAMKELYRILKAEGLCIVLVPLIVGLENTDEQWGCSEEENWHRFGQGDHCRLYARDDFMKRLEAVGFQVNELGGKWFGADLYKKCGFDRNSILYVLSKQEMLN; encoded by the coding sequence ATGAGAGAAGAGTTGATAAGTGTTATCATACCAACTTACAATAGAAGAGATAAAGTAACATATGCTGTAAAAAGTGTTTTAGATCAGACCTATTCAAATATAGAAGTAATTATTATAGATGATGCGTCAACAGATAATACGGAGGCAGAGATAAAAAAAATAAAAGACGATCGGATCCGGTACATATATCTGGAAAAAAATCATGGAGCTGCAGGCGCAAGAAATGTTGGTATAAAAGAAGCCAATGGAACCTATATTGCATTTCAAGACAGCGACGATATATGGGAAAAAGAAAAATTACAAATGCAGATTGATAAAATGGCTGGAACTGACAACGTTGGACTTGTATATTGTGCTATGGTTCAGTTTGATGCAAAGGGAAGGCTGCTTTCGCTAATTCCAGAAAAAAAATTGCCAGAAAAATACACTTCCGGTAAGATTTTTGATTTTATGCTAACGTATGCATTGATTAGTACACAGACAATGCTTGTAAGAAGCGACATAATAAACAAAATGAACGGCTTTAATGAAAATTTGCGAGCATTGGAAGATTATGAATTTGCCTTAAGATATGCAAAGGACAATGAAGTTGGTTTTGTTGAAATGCCGCTTGTAAGACAGATTCTAACAAAGGACAGCGTAAATCAAAATGGAAAGAATAAGATTTTAGCGGAAATTTATATATTGGAAGAGTTTTGGGAGGATTATAAGCGCTTGAATAAGGTAATTCCCCAGTTTGAAATAATGAGAGCAGAAGCGGAACGCTATGGGTGCTTGGAAATATTACAAGAGTATGTATTAGACCATAGAAATTTCTACGAATGTGAGGCGGAGTGGAAACAAATATATCAAATTTGTTTTAGTGAGCAAAAGTTGCTGTATTCTCATAACCGAAAATATGAGGGAGTACAACTAATAATACAATTATGTGAAAATTTAAAGAAGGATATAGAGGAACAGCAGGCAGAAGAAATTATAGAGGGAATAAAAACTTTTTCAAAGCAAATTGGATTAGATATATGTGATGAACAGGAGTTATGTGAGTACAATCATCAATATCAAAAATTGGCAGATAAAATAGAAAATAAATTAAGAGGACAGATTTATGTTTGCTCGGTATGTAAAAATAGAGTAATATTTGATCCAATATCTGATTATTACAGGGAAAATAGAATGAAATATGGCTTCCCTTATTGGAATCGCGAGTTTCAACTGGAAAACCGAGAGCGCTATTTCTGTCCTGTATGCGGTTCGACAGATAGGGCAAGACTGATTATTGAATTTTTGTCGTATATTAAAAGCGAAAACAATCAAAAAATAAAGGTATTGCAGATTGCGCCGGATTCTGTCATAGAAAGATACTTGCGGGCAAGAGAGGATGTGATCTATGAGTCAACAGATTTATATATGGATAATGTGACTTTTAAAGCAGATATACAAAAGATGGACATGGTAGATAGTAACTATTATGATCTGGTTATCTGTGCCCATGTACTTGAGCATGTTAAAGATGACATATCTGCAATGAAAGAATTATATCGTATTTTAAAGGCAGAAGGATTATGCATCGTTCTTGTGCCGCTTATTGTTGGCTTAGAAAATACAGATGAACAATGGGGATGTTCAGAAGAAGAAAACTGGCACAGATTCGGGCAGGGAGATCATTGCAGGTTATACGCACGAGATGATTTTATGAAAAGATTAGAAGCGGTTGGATTTCAAGTGAATGAATTAGGGGGAAAATGGTTTGGAGCCGATCTGTATAAAAAGTGCGGTTTTGATAGAAACTCGATTCTTTATGTTTTGTCAAAGCAGGAAATGTTAAATTAG
- a CDS encoding glycosyl transferase GT2 family protein: protein MGKEDIVIECIAEESFNNFCEIVDATSILRQDKQIVIFGAGIMGMQFAYTLQQLGINNFIFCDNDSQKWGVRLVGTTINNPMLLQNGDNYFVYLAMENYEECATQLEEMGFEMGIDWVNLTNCSERKLLDSFEKNDDAHVLILGDCTVSTVSVQEKYKVSIGEILRKTGDTKVLALNGLYMRSYYNILRLCKNRMKYLQEVYVLLNVDIMGNRYFLYPKNQHGRVMKELYKKSKKTDDKEMQDFLQVIEEREKGTSILDLSSPNRYKHLSEKEVENQRRVHMKLNFLYHISENTESMEYLHHILDFCRNVGIKITFVIMPINYERGEEYFGDEFRTRYGEIITVLQRHIINGKGSILDLSYLLPQGDFICLRSTNEGILEHGRKLIAEKIVERMKKGCQSEWSGH from the coding sequence ATGGGAAAAGAAGACATTGTAATAGAATGTATAGCAGAAGAAAGCTTTAATAATTTCTGCGAGATTGTAGATGCAACAAGCATACTGAGACAGGATAAGCAAATTGTAATATTTGGCGCGGGAATTATGGGAATGCAATTTGCGTATACGTTGCAACAGTTGGGAATAAATAATTTTATTTTTTGTGACAACGATTCGCAAAAATGGGGTGTCCGACTAGTCGGTACAACGATAAATAACCCTATGCTGTTACAAAATGGAGATAACTATTTTGTTTATCTTGCAATGGAAAACTATGAAGAATGTGCGACCCAGCTTGAAGAAATGGGATTTGAGATGGGGATAGACTGGGTTAATCTGACAAACTGCTCAGAAAGGAAATTGCTGGATTCATTTGAAAAAAATGATGATGCGCATGTCTTGATTTTAGGAGATTGCACAGTGTCTACAGTCTCTGTGCAAGAGAAATATAAGGTATCGATAGGCGAAATATTGAGAAAAACCGGGGATACAAAAGTACTTGCATTAAATGGCTTATATATGAGAAGCTATTATAACATTCTGAGACTATGCAAAAACAGAATGAAATATTTACAAGAGGTTTATGTGCTGCTGAATGTTGACATAATGGGAAATCGATATTTTTTGTATCCCAAAAACCAGCATGGCAGAGTAATGAAAGAGTTGTATAAAAAAAGTAAAAAAACGGATGATAAAGAGATGCAGGACTTTCTTCAAGTTATTGAAGAAAGAGAAAAAGGGACAAGTATCTTAGATTTGTCATCTCCGAATCGTTATAAACATTTATCGGAAAAGGAAGTTGAGAATCAGAGACGAGTCCATATGAAGCTCAATTTTTTGTATCATATATCGGAAAATACAGAGAGTATGGAATATCTGCATCATATCTTAGATTTCTGTAGAAATGTAGGTATAAAGATAACATTTGTGATTATGCCGATAAATTATGAGCGGGGAGAAGAGTATTTTGGTGATGAATTTCGGACTCGTTACGGGGAAATTATAACGGTGTTACAGAGGCATATCATAAATGGCAAAGGAAGTATATTAGATTTAAGTTATTTGCTGCCTCAGGGGGACTTTATCTGTCTTAGATCCACGAATGAGGGAATTCTGGAACATGGAAGAAAGCTAATCGCAGAAAAAATTGTGGAACGGATGAAAAAAGGATGTCAAAGCGAATGGAGTGGCCATTAA